Proteins encoded within one genomic window of Flavobacterium sp. NG2:
- a CDS encoding Gfo/Idh/MocA family oxidoreductase translates to MLKIGVLGAGHLGKIHLRLLQQSEKYELVGFYDPNQEHAEKISAEFGYKHFTTINSLIHAVDVIDIVTPTLSHYKCARAAIKSGKHVFIEKPISNTVEEAEEIIALAKEYNVKGQVGHVERFNPAFIATKDMIENPMFIETHRLAEFNPRGTDVPVVLDLMIHDIDAILSVVNSPVKSVSASGVSVISETPDIANARIEFENGCVANLTSSRISLKNMRKTRFFQKDAYISVDFLEKKCEVVKMKDAPEVPGDFDMILQNAEGVKKQIYFSNPSVSQNNAILDELETFGDAINNDTTPIVTLEQATNALRVAYQIIDCFKK, encoded by the coding sequence ATGCTTAAAATTGGAGTATTAGGTGCTGGGCATCTTGGAAAAATACATTTAAGACTATTACAACAATCTGAAAAATATGAATTAGTTGGTTTTTACGACCCTAATCAAGAGCATGCTGAGAAGATTTCAGCTGAATTTGGATACAAACACTTCACTACTATAAATTCATTAATCCATGCCGTAGATGTTATTGATATTGTGACTCCTACACTTTCGCATTACAAATGTGCGAGAGCTGCTATCAAGTCAGGAAAACATGTTTTTATTGAAAAACCTATTTCGAATACCGTTGAAGAAGCCGAAGAAATTATAGCACTTGCTAAGGAATACAATGTCAAAGGTCAAGTAGGACATGTGGAACGTTTTAATCCTGCATTTATCGCTACCAAAGACATGATTGAAAACCCAATGTTTATTGAAACACACCGTTTGGCAGAGTTCAATCCTCGTGGTACCGATGTACCCGTGGTTCTTGACTTGATGATTCACGACATTGATGCGATTTTGAGTGTGGTGAATTCGCCTGTAAAAAGCGTTTCGGCTAGTGGTGTATCCGTAATTAGTGAAACGCCAGATATTGCCAATGCTCGTATCGAGTTTGAAAACGGTTGTGTAGCCAACTTAACGTCAAGCCGAATTTCGTTGAAAAACATGCGTAAAACACGTTTTTTCCAGAAAGACGCTTATATTTCTGTAGATTTCTTGGAGAAAAAATGTGAGGTAGTCAAAATGAAAGATGCACCTGAAGTACCAGGCGATTTTGACATGATTTTACAAAATGCCGAAGGTGTGAAAAAACAAATCTATTTCTCTAATCCTAGTGTAAGTCAAAATAACGCTATATTGGATGAATTAGAAACTTTTGGCGATGCTATCAACAACGACACTACTCCTATTGTGACGCTAGAGCAAGCTACAAACGCTTTGAGAGTGGCGTACCAAATTATTGATTGCTTTAAGAAGTAA
- a CDS encoding YggS family pyridoxal phosphate-dependent enzyme — MSIAQNLQNIKASLPQSVTLVAVSKTKPVADLMEAYDAGQRIFGENKIQEMVEKWEQMPKDIEWHMIGHVQTNKVKYMAPFVSLIHGVDSLKLLKEINKQAAKNSRVINCLLQIHIAEEETKFGLDETELNSLLSSSEFREMKNIQILGLMGMATFTDNENQVKKEFLHLKSIFDKLLKSKEALQYLSTEENLSTDPNINTTNCKLNTISMGMSGDYQLAIECGSTMVRIGSSIFGGRK, encoded by the coding sequence ATGTCAATAGCTCAAAATCTTCAAAATATAAAAGCAAGCTTACCTCAATCGGTAACCTTAGTTGCTGTTTCCAAAACTAAACCTGTTGCTGATTTAATGGAAGCTTATGATGCTGGTCAACGCATTTTTGGTGAAAATAAAATCCAAGAGATGGTCGAGAAATGGGAACAAATGCCCAAAGACATTGAATGGCATATGATAGGTCACGTACAAACAAATAAGGTCAAATACATGGCGCCTTTTGTGAGTTTAATTCATGGAGTAGACAGTTTAAAACTACTTAAAGAGATTAATAAACAAGCAGCCAAAAACAGCCGTGTAATCAACTGTTTACTCCAAATTCATATTGCTGAAGAAGAAACAAAATTTGGTCTCGATGAAACCGAATTAAATAGCCTTTTATCTTCTTCTGAATTCCGCGAAATGAAAAACATTCAAATTCTAGGATTGATGGGAATGGCAACTTTTACGGATAATGAAAACCAAGTCAAAAAAGAATTTTTACATTTAAAATCTATTTTTGATAAACTATTAAAAAGTAAAGAGGCACTACAATACCTATCTACAGAAGAAAACCTATCTACAGATCCAAACATCAATACTACAAACTGTAAACTGAACACTATTTCAATGGGAATGTCTGGTGATTACCAATTAGCAATTGAATGTGGCAGCACTATGGTTCGAATTGGAAGTAGTATATTTGGAGGGAGAAAATGA
- a CDS encoding 3-hydroxyacyl-CoA dehydrogenase family protein translates to MKKIAVIGAGTMGNGIAHTFAQHGFVVKLIDVSEKALDKAMDTIATNLNRMLIKGSITSDDFAKTITNIITYTDIEDGVVGVDFVIEAATENRDLKLKIFKKINEYCPHNTIFASNTSSISITEIATVVTHPERVIGMHFMNPVPLMPLVEIIKGEKTNKEVTKITVALAEKLDKNPVVVNDAPGFVANRILMPMINEAIETLENKIGGVLEIDTIMKLGMNHQMGPLQLADYIGLDVCLSILNVMHEGFNNPKYAPAPLLIKMVNEGKLGVKSGEGFYDYSENKKAEKVAKQFT, encoded by the coding sequence ATGAAAAAAATAGCGGTTATTGGCGCTGGAACAATGGGCAACGGAATTGCACATACTTTTGCGCAACACGGATTTGTAGTCAAACTTATAGATGTTTCGGAAAAAGCATTGGACAAAGCGATGGACACCATTGCCACTAACCTAAACCGAATGCTAATCAAAGGTAGCATCACATCAGATGATTTTGCTAAAACCATAACTAATATTATCACTTATACAGATATCGAAGACGGTGTAGTAGGTGTTGATTTTGTGATTGAAGCCGCTACGGAAAACCGAGATCTGAAGTTAAAAATATTCAAAAAAATAAACGAATATTGTCCTCATAACACCATTTTTGCTTCCAACACCTCTTCGATTTCGATTACAGAAATTGCGACTGTGGTGACACATCCAGAACGTGTAATTGGAATGCATTTTATGAATCCTGTTCCGTTAATGCCTTTGGTAGAAATTATCAAAGGAGAAAAAACAAACAAAGAAGTAACCAAAATCACCGTAGCTTTAGCTGAAAAACTAGATAAAAACCCAGTGGTAGTTAATGATGCACCTGGTTTTGTAGCCAATCGTATTTTGATGCCCATGATTAACGAAGCGATTGAAACACTAGAAAACAAAATTGGCGGTGTACTCGAAATTGACACTATCATGAAACTAGGTATGAACCATCAAATGGGACCATTACAACTAGCTGATTATATTGGACTAGATGTTTGCTTATCCATACTAAATGTGATGCATGAAGGCTTCAATAATCCGAAGTATGCTCCTGCTCCATTATTAATTAAAATGGTTAATGAAGGCAAACTAGGCGTGAAATCAGGTGAAGGTTTTTATGATTATAGTGAAAATAAAAAAGCCGAAAAAGTAGCGAAGCAGTTTACTTAA